In Pelmatolapia mariae isolate MD_Pm_ZW linkage group LG8, Pm_UMD_F_2, whole genome shotgun sequence, one genomic interval encodes:
- the arl4d gene encoding ADP-ribosylation factor-like protein 4D gives MGNQLTDIAPSTPFLPSFQCLHVVVIGLDSAGKTSLLYRLKLKEFVKTIPTKGFNTEKIKVAVGASRGINFQIWDVGGQDKLRPLWKSYTRRTDGMVFVVDSTEVERMEEAKVELHKITRTSENQGVPVLILANKQDLDSALSVSEVEKLLSVHELSMYTLYHVQSCSAVDGQGLQLGLEKLYEMILKRKKMVKHNRNRKR, from the coding sequence ATGGGGAACCAGCTGACTGATATCGCTCCCAGCACGCCGTTCCTGCCAAGCTTCCAGTGCCTACACGTGGTCGTCATTGGCCTCGATTCGGCCGGAAAAACCTCTCTGCTCTACAGGCTCAAACTCAAGGAGTTTGTTAAAACAATCCCAACCAAGGGCTTCAACACAGAGAAGATCAAAGTGGCAGTCGGGGCATCTCGTGGAATAAACTTCCAGATTTGGGATGTGGGTGGGCAGGACAAGCTGCGTCCACTCTGGAAGTCCTACACTCGCAGGACAGACGGGATGGTGTTTGTGGTGGACTCCACCGAGGTGGAGCGAATGGAAGAGGCCAAAGTGGAGCTCCACAAGATCACCCGCACGTCAGAGAATCAGGGAGTCCCGGTGCTAATTCTCGCCAACAAACAGGACCTGGACTCGGCCTTGTCTGTGAGCGAGGTGGAGAAGCTGCTCTCTGTTCATGAACTGAGCATGTACACGCTGTATCACGTGCAGAGCTGCAGCGCTGTGGACGGTCAGGGGCTCCAGCTGGGCTTGGAGAAACTCTATGAGATGAtcctgaagaggaagaagatggtGAAGCacaacaggaacaggaagagaTGA
- the tmem106a gene encoding transmembrane protein 106A, whose product MVAQQQNKGDPDVTKKMEKVKAMKHFPPYGSMDENTTGDTCPTCRGTGRIPRGQEDQLVAVIPCNDVRLKPRRTKLYVCISMGLCLLICCLILFFLFPRSVTLTPVSVQSVTVYFIPDEVKMDVTNLINITNNNYYSVQIVDFSIQAVVGQTVMGKNKITNMTAIEPRSLKSNVISVGLDIKDEGIGSYCKSSSIKIHTLFLELQMTMNISYLSHTEQLSVETFEYIDCGTNSTIPHPVRI is encoded by the exons ATGGTGGCACAGCAGCAAAATAAAGGAGATCCCGATGTAACAAAAAAGATGGAGAAGGTGAAAGCAATGAAGCACTTTCCTCCATATGGTAGCATGGATGAAAATACAACAGGGGACACCTGCCCCACATGCCGTGGCACTGGACGAATCCCCAGAG GACAAGAAGACCAGCTCGTTGCCGTCATACCGTGTAATGATGTAAGGCTGAAACCCAGACGCAC GAAGCTGTATGTGTGCATCTCCATGGGCCTGTGTCTCCTTATTTGCTGTCTGAtcctctttttcctcttccCACGGAGTGTCACCCTTACCCCAGTGTCTGTACAATCAGTCACAGTCTACTTCATCCCAGATGAAGTTAAAATGGACGTCACA aATCTCATCAACATCACCAACAATAACTACTATTCAGTTCAGATTGTTGACTTCAGCATTCAGGCTGTGGTTGGTCAAACAGTCATGGGAAAGAACAAGATCACTAATATGACCGCAATCGAGCCCAGATCACTGAAATCT AATGTAATTTCAGTCGGCCTGGATATTAAAGATGAAGGCATAGG CTCTTACTGCAAGTCAAGCAGCATCAAGATTCACACCTTATTTCTGGAGCTTCA aatGACAATGAATATTTCCTATCTCTCGCACACGGAGCAGCTGTCCGTGGAGACCTTTGAGTATATTGACTGTGGCACCAATTCAACAATTCCACATCCTGTGAGAATATGA